The window TGCATTGTTGTGCTCTGAAAGAGCTGGAAGTGACAGGTCTACTTCCACAACAATGCAGTCAAATGACTGTTTGGAAGAGCAGGCAGATGTGCAGAGTGAAACTCAGCCGCAAGTTAAAACTACCACCCAGAGTGATGAGATAAACAAGAGCTGTCAGTGTAcgaaagagaaggaaaacctGTCCTGTAAGCAACAAACTGGGCAACTTGTCAAGGAGGTGAGATCATGTTTGATTGTCTGTATTTccttacatattttttttctggctaACAAAATTAGTAATGTGGTGAAAATCGGAAATAACAAGCAACTTGATCTTGTAAGAAATGCCTTGACAATCAgaactgcacacatgcattGAAGCACATTCATCTGAATACATACTGAATATAACTGTattgtgtgactgtttgttaCTGTTTCTTGACAGCTGgaacaaacacagaaggaaCTCTCTCGACTCCAGCAGTTAAACAGGAATCTGGAGGATGAACTACAACAAGTGAGAGAGAGTCATTTAAGGGAACAGGTTCATCCACAGGTAAAACACCGAAGACTCAGAGATAttataaataagtaaatattataaatatataaatattcattatttttagtaCCACTAGTCAATTTGAAGGTGATGCACTTGTAATCCCTACTGCAATGAGAAAATACACACTgctttcagatttatttatggAGTCAGTGACACCCCCAAATGTATGAACACTACACAGTAACACAGAGAAGCTGCTTATTCCTCATTAAAATATCAGCATCTTAAGCATAGTTTGTCCTAACTAAAACTCACTATTGTCCTGCAGAATGATCTTCTTTCAAACACATCTTCAGAACAAGTGTTGGCTTTACAGCGACTGCAGAAGATTAACCATGACCTACGCGTTGAGCTGGAGGCTCAAAAGAGGAGTCAAGAGGAAGCCAGAGAAGCTGAACTACGGCGAAGAGTGGATCTCTTAGCTCAACAAGCACAGTTACTGGTCACAGGTGATGCCACAGCACTTGCACAAGCCCATCTAGAGCAAGATCGCCGTCGTTTTTTTGAGCTACATGTGGAGTGGGAGCATTGTGTGGCTTCCCTGAAGTCCCAGCTGAGCACTAGTGAGGAGCAGAGAAAGGAGGCTGAGTCACGCTtgacacagctgcagcaggagttGCAGATTTTCCATGTTCTCCAGCAAGAGGCCAATAGCTTGAAGAAACATCTCCAAGAGGTAACAACTCAACTTCATGCTAATGAGGAAGCACAGGCTCAGAAGGAGGCTCGTCTGCAGAAGCACCTCATGCTCCTTCAAGCAAGTCAGGAGAGAGAACGGAGAAGCTTGGCTGCTAGCCTGGAACAGGCAGAGCAACATTCACAGGAGCTTCAGGAAAGACTGGACAGGGCTGAGCAGCAGGTGGGGAGCCTGACTAAGACTCAGTCCTGGACCAAGGAAATCGAGAAGGCTCAACAACAGCTTCAAGAAGAGTTAGCCTGTACAGTATCTGCTGTGCAGAAACTTCAAGAGGAAAGAGAACAGCTTGACCGTCACTGTCAAGAGCTGCAGAACCAGTTATCTGAGGCAGATGGGGAAGTGACCAAGTTGCAGAGCCGcttgaaaacagatgaaacGCACTACTACAATCTTGAGCATTCATATGAAAGAGTTTGTGAGGAACTGCAGCTTGCTTTAGGGAAGGTGCAGCAAAAAGAGTCTGAAACACAGGACATACGAGAAGGCTACGAGAGACTTCTGGACAGGAAGGAACAAGAGCTGAGTGAGGTTTTACTGAAGATGGAGGTCTTAGGTAATAGCCTGGAGGAGACAGAAGTGAAGCTGAATGAATTGTTGGAAGTTTGCACCTGTGCATCTTCTCAGCTGACACATCAATCCTCTGGGCAAGCTcagcaaaatgagaaaaaacagacaactgATCTTTTTGCTGTAAACAACAGCAGGCCAAAGGCAATAGATGTTGGCCATTTGTTTAACAGCTCAAATGAACGTGCAAGAACCCATTCTCTCTCAACTGATTCATCGTATCAGAGCATTGTCACTGCAGGAGATGACCCTGAAAGGTTTATGTCTGTCATCCAGATGCTAGAAACCAAACTTTTTGTAACAGAGGAGAAGTTAAGGGACATCATGCAAAGACTGGAGGAACACCAGAGTCACATCACCTGCCAGGACCCCCAACTTTGCTCACAGCTCACTAGAAGCCGAGCCACTGCTCAGCACCTCAGTCTGCTGCTTCACAGTCAGGCCAAGCAGAGCCAGCGTTTCGCCCAGGAGACAGAAAACCGCTGCAGGTTGTTGGTTGGTAGGTTTCAGGTCGCACTGAACATCATACAAGCCTGCAGAGAGAGGCTTCAGACCACCCCGATTAACATTATGGATTTTGAGAAGCAACTAGCCACTGTTGCTGCTTGCCTTCAGCAAGGAGAGAAAGATgcagagaaacaacagcaggAATCACGTAATGCCAGCAAAGGAGATGACAAGATCCTCAATGATGAGGCATTAGCTGCACCTCAGAGCAATTTTGTCAATAAAAGTAAACTCACTAATACACTGCCTTCAGAAGATGACATGGAAAGTGTTGGAAAATGTTTAATGAAGGAACTATTTGTAGTAGAAAAAATGGTGTCTGCCCTTCAGAGTCAGCACGGTATTGCACTACTGTCCTTAGTgccaagagaagaagaaggggatATGGTGCAAAGATACAAAAGCATAATCTCCCAAAGAAGAGCcttaaaatcagaaaaagagACTCTGTCAAGGAAAACCGATTGTGAGAACAGTGTACCTTTAAACAGGGTCATTGGTGGAGTCTGTGCTGAAGCAGAGGTCATTTATGCTGCCTTAAAATTTCAGCAGCAATACGAGAGCACGACTCAAGCAAATAATCAAGAAATGGCACATCAAAGAAAGGGTCTGGCAGATATCAATCCCCCAGAGTTGGCCCCTTATGAGGAGCAAGTGCAGGTAGAGGATGGGGGTCCAGAAAGAGCTGGAAAACTGGTTGAAAAGGGTGACTCCGATGTCAAAAAGGtagaggcagagacagaaccAGACTGGTTAGAGAGACTTATATGCCGGTTGCAGAGAAGGGCCAAATGCTTGCGACAACTTTTTCAGGAGATTTCTGATGGCAGTGGAGTAGAGTGTAGTCTGGGCGATATCTGGGAAAATGCTTTTACAGCTGACTTAAATTGGATGCTCGAGCAGGCAAAGTTGATTTATTTGTCAGACAGGTTGCACTTGGATTTAGAGCAGGAGTTGCATCAAAGCAAGGTGTTACAGGACAAACTTCAACCTTTGTGCAAAGAGCAGGATAACACATTAAAGGATGAGCAGGAGGCTTTCAATCATACCCTACGTCAACTTCAGGAGGACAACAGTGCATTAAGAGAGGAATTAGAGCGTTCTGTGGAAAAGATAATATCTGTAGAGACTGGGAACCAGAAGCTCCTGGAAGACATACAGAAAATCGAGGATTATCATGAGGAACAGATGAAAAAACTAGAAACAGAGTTTCAAGAGAAAATAAGGGAGCTGCAACAGATCCATGAAGAGGAGATGAAACACTTGCATGGTTACTACACCAAGTCTTGCTTCTCCAAAGAGAAGCAGACCAAAACCTGCACAGAGGCAACTGTTACTACCTCGTCCCTACCGGAGCAGCCTGTGatgcacagaaaaatacaagagCAGCCCAGGAACATAACGGATGGAGGTGATGCAGCAGCCAAGAGAGAAACTTTCCAGAAAGATCCAGAAAATCCTAAGGTGAAAAATCCTAAGATCTTATTTCTTCATCAGATACATCAGATTTAAATTAACAGCCTTATTTGTTACACTAATGCTCAAGAAGTCAGCATTCAGGAAACATTTTGTCCATTTGGAGCTTTTTTTACAGATCAACCTTTGAAAGAAATGTCTAcctgtacatgtatgtatgtatcatGTAGTACAGTACCTACAGTATTTACTTTTTCTAAATGTCTCTATAGGCAGCCTGTGAAGAAGGATTCTCTGCTATGGAGGAAATGCACAGGAAGCTGGTAGGTGATCTACAGGAGCAGCATCAAAAGGAGGTGGCAGCACTTCTGAAGGAGAAagaccagctgctgcaggaagagACAGCTGCCACAATGGCAGGTAAAGAAGAAATtatacaaaagtaaaagtactgtagGCCAATTGAGTCAAATGTGACAGCGGTTGAACTGACAGACATCTGACTC of the Scatophagus argus isolate fScaArg1 chromosome 16, fScaArg1.pri, whole genome shotgun sequence genome contains:
- the LOC124072583 gene encoding myosin phosphatase Rho-interacting protein-like, with the translated sequence MTSGMRQNWIQAVLKNVRPSLAPDIASSLPEESTQQKSQKPDSQSALGLEKHPDSFLQEHKTSDYAEETLSASSVSPISPPQQVEESEGDSCHQCTLLVDKQNGVTDALLCSERAGSDRSTSTTMQSNDCLEEQADVQSETQPQVKTTTQSDEINKSCQCTKEKENLSCKQQTGQLVKELEQTQKELSRLQQLNRNLEDELQQVRESHLREQVHPQVKHRRLRDIINK
- the LOC124073554 gene encoding golgin subfamily A member 4-like, which codes for MYEHYTNDLLSNTSSEQVLALQRLQKINHDLRVELEAQKRSQEEAREAELRRRVDLLAQQAQLLVTGDATALAQAHLEQDRRRFFELHVEWEHCVASLKSQLSTSEEQRKEAESRLTQLQQELQIFHVLQQEANSLKKHLQEVTTQLHANEEAQAQKEARLQKHLMLLQASQERERRSLAASLEQAEQHSQELQERLDRAEQQVGSLTKTQSWTKEIEKAQQQLQEELACTVSAVQKLQEEREQLDRHCQELQNQLSEADGEVTKLQSRLKTDETHYYNLEHSYERVCEELQLALGKVQQKESETQDIREGYERLLDRKEQELSEVLLKMEVLGNSLEETEVKLNELLEVCTCASSQLTHQSSGQAQQNEKKQTTDLFAVNNSRPKAIDVGHLFNSSNERARTHSLSTDSSYQSIVTAGDDPERFMSVIQMLETKLFVTEEKLRDIMQRLEEHQSHITCQDPQLCSQLTRSRATAQHLSLLLHSQAKQSQRFAQETENRCRLLVGRFQVALNIIQACRERLQTTPINIMDFEKQLATVAACLQQGEKDAEKQQQESRNASKGDDKILNDEALAAPQSNFVNKSKLTNTLPSEDDMESVGKCLMKELFVVEKMVSALQSQHGIALLSLVPREEEGDMVQRYKSIISQRRALKSEKETLSRKTDCENSVPLNRVIGGVCAEAEVIYAALKFQQQYESTTQANNQEMAHQRKGLADINPPELAPYEEQVQVEDGGPERAGKLVEKGDSDVKKVEAETEPDWLERLICRLQRRAKCLRQLFQEISDGSGVECSLGDIWENAFTADLNWMLEQAKLIYLSDRLHLDLEQELHQSKVLQDKLQPLCKEQDNTLKDEQEAFNHTLRQLQEDNSALREELERSVEKIISVETGNQKLLEDIQKIEDYHEEQMKKLETEFQEKIRELQQIHEEEMKHLHGYYTKSCFSKEKQTKTCTEATVTTSSLPEQPVMHRKIQEQPRNITDGGDAAAKRETFQKDPENPKAACEEGFSAMEEMHRKLVGDLQEQHQKEVAALLKEKDQLLQEETAATMAAIVAMRRAHKQELERSRQSQHIKESADITQLHVQHEKETQLLQKELEVLSVQHTQKCLENSRLNQELQDERQSLMQCQKENQELKKKQRETDEMAQPHFSPNGQQSHVAPQMNNFYEMEVSFWKC